Proteins found in one Lycium ferocissimum isolate CSIRO_LF1 chromosome 6, AGI_CSIRO_Lferr_CH_V1, whole genome shotgun sequence genomic segment:
- the LOC132061250 gene encoding uncharacterized protein LOC132061250 — MFNLNHNFTDHDILSVIPNCINNDDNEALIAIPDMEEIRNAVFNMSPSSAAGPDGYNGNFFHKCWTIIEEDIKNMVHDFFKGRNLTKFYSHTCLILIPKVDSPTNFGDLRPISLSNFTAKIISKILSIRLNPLLDKLISENQSGFVKGRLITENVLLAQELAQGVSRTNRGNMIIKLDMAKAYDRISWVFLLAVMSKFGFSDSWTTIIRRLISDMWCSQDCSIAYKDNDRFVPFSMNPNGSIINHLAYADDIVIFTAGNNRSIKLILK, encoded by the exons ATGTTCAATCTCAACCACAACTTCACTGATCATGACATTCTCAGTGTGATCCCTAACTGtatcaataatgatgataatgaagcCCTCATTGCTATCCCTGATATGGAAGAGATCCGAAATGCTGTTTTCAATATGAGCCCTTCTAGTGCTGCTGGTCCAGATGGCTATAATGGGAATTTCTTTCATAAATGTTGGACTATCATTGAAGAGGACATCAAAAACATGGTCCATGATTTCTTCAAAGGAAGGAACTTAACTAAGTTCTACTCCCATACCTGTCTAATCTTGATTCCCAAAGTTGATTCTCCTACTAACTTTGGTGATCTTAGACCAATTAGCCTAAGTAACTTCACTGCCAAGATTATTTCTAAGATTTTGTCCATTAGGTTGAATCCTCTACTAGATAAGCTCATTTCAGAAAACCAGTCTGGTTTTGTCAAAGGCAGACTTATCACTGAAAATGTTCTTCTAGCTCAAGAATTAGCCCAAGGAGTGTCTCGCACTAATCGGGGTAACATGATCATCAAGTTAGATATGGCTAAAGCATATGACAGAATTTCATGGGTTTTCCTACTTGCAGTTATGAGCAAATTTGGTTTCTCTGACAGCTGGACTACTATTATCAGAAGGCTTATATCCGATATGTG GTGTTCTCAAGATTGCTCAATAGCTTACAAAGACAATGATAGATTTGTTCCTTTCAGCATGAACCCCAATGGTTCAATCATTAATCATCTTGCATATGCTGATGATATCGTTATCTTCACTGCTGGCAACAACAGATCTATCAAACTTATTCTGAAATAA